TGGCTAGTCGGAATTGCCATGCGCCATAAGTGTGAAATACATGTTAGATTTCGAGGACTTGGTACGACAAAGAATGCCAAATGTCTTGGTAATAAATTTTGTATATCGATTACCTGCTGATCTAAACATGATTCATTGATTACATGATAATATCCAAAAATGAGAACATTGTGGATGCATTCGGTTGAAAAAAAGTATTGTTAACATTAATttcagctgtttctttttttttttttccaacttgttAACGTGGCTGTGAGAAAGTGTAAAATCAAGTGTGTGATGGTAAATGTGGCTGACATTATAGTGTCAGACAGCCCTGGACTCAAGATAGCTGGGGTCGGATCTGCAAGGATTGAACTGGGAGTCAAGTGCATGGGGGGGAGGAGTTTGCTGACGGAcctcccagccctctgctccGTCTTCCTTCTGTCACAGCAGGCTGGCACTCTGGGGCTGCTCTGTACCACACCCAAGGCTTAGTGGGGATGGAACTGGGAGATGGGACTGGGCTGAGGGGAGACTTGTCCATCCTAATCCTGGGCCGTGGGAGCGGGCAGTGCTTCTGAAGTGGAGGTGTCGGGATGGAGCTGCATTCCTGGAAGTCTGTGTTCCTCACTCTGCCCGCAGCGTGGAGGGGCTTGGATGAAGGGCAGGGGGCTGTGGCAGGAGAGATGCTAAACTTGGAAGTGGGCCCTTTCACTTGTCCAGGCCCCTCCCATCCTGCAAAAGTGAGCTGAAACTTCCCCTTCCCCAAGCAGGAGGTCTCCCCTGCCACGGCCACTCCTGCTTCCCTAGCTGCGGCTGCACGTCTTCTATTCTGCCGTGTCCGTAGATCCTCAGCGTCCACATGGGACAAGGCCTCTTGCAAATATCCACGCTGATAAAGACCGTATAACTTCTCCCACGAAATTTGGACACCTGTGCAATTTGGATGCAGGGCAGTTAGCTGGACACCAGTCCTGAAACATACAGAATTCAGAGGTGACCCTCAGAAGAATCACATGCTGCCATCCCAAACCTTTGGTGTATCATTTTTTGAGGGCAGGAGATAATGGGGGGAGATATTGAGTCATAATATTCCAAGGATCTGCGGCTCGGTCCTCAAATTGTCCTGTTAGTCTCATCTCCCTGATTCAATTGTAAGTACTCTTCTTGGCCCTGGAAGACCCTAACATGCCCAGTGCTATGTGTACAGACAGTAGGTTTCCAGTGAACTAACGGTAGAATGAACGTGGGCCCCGGGAGGGCAGCCGGGCTGGCGACGGTTTCCATCAGCGCCGTCTCACAGCGCCGGGCACGCGGAAAGCCCTGAACACACAGCTGTCGAGTGAACTAGCACAGCAAGGCGGACACTTACTTGAGGAGTGCAGGGCGTCGTTCGGTGGGGTTCTGTTAGCTGGGCTGTGTGCAGAAGAGAGGTCTGTCCACCTTGCTTACAGGGTGAACCTTTAGTGGAAAGTCTAGAGGTTTTAAAGATGCTGCTGGAGGCGTAAACCTGTGACAGAACAGGGTCCATGGGGTCCTCATGGCTTGGGAAACCATCTCAGTGTTCCCGTGAGGGCTGGCCAGTAGGAGACTGAATGGACATAAAGGTGactgctttttctctccttttctgtatTCTTATGCTTTAGATTCACCCAAGCCACCTGTTGCTCCCAAGCCGAAGGCTGCCAGTCCCTTGACGCCAGTGACGGCACCCAAGTTCCCCTCGTCACCCCGGCCGGAGAGTCTTCACAGCCCCAACTCCATGTCCAGGGGGCCGAAACCCCCCATCGCCCCGAAGCCCAGGCTGGCCACCCCCAGCGAGTGGCGGGCCAGCTTCTACATGATCAACAGCCTGAGCCAGTGCAGCAACGGCAAGCTGCCCTGCGTGGACAGGGGCCTCTGCGAGGAGCCGCGGCCCACCCCCGATGATTACATCGTGGTCCCCAGGGCTCCGCCGGGAGAAGATGGACTCGGGGACAGGGGCTCTGTGGAGAACGCCGTCACGGAGGCCAGcggggaggagggccaggagggaggcgaggagagtgaccaggaggGGACAGCAGCCACAGAGGACGTGGCAGCCCCAGCTGAAGCAGAGCCAAGTGGAGAGGGTGATGAAGGTGGGCCCCCCACGCCTGAGAACGAGGGGGCCGAGGACTGTGCCTGCAACCCGGGGGCCGAGGAGCAGGGCACgagtgaggaggaagagaagccGGTGGAAGAACACCACGAGTACGTCCTGGAGGCCGGGAGCCCTCAGGACGGGGAGGCCGTCTTTCCGAGCGACATCATTCGAATGCACTTTGGCGTGGAGGATCCAGCAGCTTGTGGCCCCGAGCCCGGGCCCTCTGGGAACCcccaggagacagaggaggatGGTGAGGAAGGCTGCACCGATGCAGAGTCGGATGAGGGTGTGGACTCTGGCGGGCCCGCTGAGGGGGACGCCGAAGATGCTGGCGAGACACCCCTGGAGAGCGACGGATTGGTCACTGGTGCCCCGGAGACAGAGGCAGCCGTAGACAGCCTGGATCCCTCCCAGGAGGAGTGTGAGGACGCCCCCGGCGGTGGTGGCCAGGACGGTCAGGCTGAGCCTCCAGACCAGAATGAGGAAGCTGACCTGGAAGATCTGACAGCAGTCTcccaggaggcaggagaagaCCCTCGAGAAGGCGAGGAGCCCACGCAGGAAGAACCGGCGGAGGAGAGCTGCCAGATCGTTCCCTTCGAGAGTGACTGTGTGGACGACTTCGTGACTCCACTCTCAGGGAGTCCCTACGAGTTCTTCCCGACCGAGAGCACCTCCTTCTGCAGTAAAAGCTACTCTCCTTTTCCCAGGTCGGCGAGGGGCTTAGAGTCAGAGCAGGAGCCGCAGGAGGGGGAACATGCGGGGCAGGACCCCGTGGCTGGGACTGGATGTGGCCGGCGTGGCTCCCTGCAGGGTGGTGCCGGGGACAGCCCCTCTGTCCCTGACGTGGTGGTCCTGCCAGAGGACGAGGACGCCATGGACGATGCACTCACCAACCCCTACGAGATGGGAGTTGGTCTGGTGTGCGGAGTggaccctggggagggggagatgcCTGAGGACCAGGCTGCCTCAGACGCCCTGAGTGGTAATGGCACAAAGGAAGACGTGAGCTCTGATGCCGAGGGTGGCCTGGTCCCCACTGACAGGAAGAACGTCATCGCGAGGGCCAGGCCCCACTCTGGGAAGGTGGCTGGCTACGTCCCAGAAACTGTCCCGGAAGAAATGGGACCAGAAGCTGGCTCGTCAGCCGTCAGTGTTGGAGGTGCCATCACGGAGGTGAGGAAGATGGGCCTGTCGCTGGAGGGGAAGCCCCTGGACGTCAGCAGGGCCTTGCCAGCAAAGCCCAGAGCCTTCACATTGTACCCTCGGTCATTCTCCGTGGAAGGCCGGGAGATCCCCATGCCCCTGTACCGGGAGCCCGAGGCATGCGGCTCAGACGCCCGCAGGATCAGGGGCAAGGACGAcagcctctctctgccctgcGTGATCGGCTCCTCCGGCAGCTTCTCCCAGCGGAGCCACCTCCCATCCAGCGGCACCTCCACGCCGTCTTCCGTGGTCGACATCCCACCCCCTTTCGACCTGGCCTGCATCACCAAAAAGCCCATCACGAAGAGCTCACCCTCCCTCCTGGCGGAGAGCGAGCCCCCAGACAGGCACGCCAAGAAGAAGAAGTCGTCCTTCAAGCGGCTCCTGGCGCTGACCTTTAAAAAGAAGACGGAGAGCAAGGTGCATGTGGACGTCAACGTGTCTTCTTCCAGGTCCTCCTCGGAGTCCAGCTACCACGGGCCGGCCCGGCTCCTGGAGTTGGACCGGAGGAGCCTCAGCAACTCCCCCCAGCTCAAGGTGCGGACCGGCAAGGCGCGGGCTTGCGACTCGCCCTCCTCCCTTATCTTCTGCAGGGACAGCGGCAAGAGGAAGGGTGTCCCCTTCAGCAGGACAGTGTCCAGGGTGGAGTCCTTCGAGGACCGCTCCCGGCCTCCctttctgcccctgcccctgaCCAAGCCGCGCTCCATCTCGTTCCCCAACGCCGACACCTCGGACTACGAGAACATCCCAGCCATGAACTCGGACTACGAGAATATCCAGATTCCGCCCCGGAGGCCCGCGAGGGCCGGGACGTTTACGAAGCTGTTCGAAGATCAGAGCAGAGCCCTGTCCACGGCGAACGAGAATGACGGCTACGTGGACATGAGCAGCTTTAATGCCTTCGAGAGCAAACAGCAGAGCGCAGAGCAGGAGGCAGAAAGGTACGTGAACTCCGTTTCCTTCCTTGTCATCGGAGTGTCTGAGCTGTGTGAAAGTGTCTTCTCAGGTGCCGAATACGGCACACGTGTGAGCGTGTGTATTTCTGTTACTTGGGGTGCATTTCTCCTCTCCTAGGTGCATGGCTTTGCTGCTCGCCTCAGGGAACGTCACCAAGGGAGAAGGTTCTGGGATCTTGCCAAACTAAATCTCTTTCACCATCAGGAAAATACCCTAAATTGAGACTGATACCGTTTTATTGTGTAAATATACACTCTATTCAAGGGAACTGGAAAAGacaatttatttaaattgctTGAAGAGCTAAGGATGCCCTGAGCTAAATTTCTGAATAGAGGTCTTTAAGAGGTACATccaagctgggttttttttttgggggggggggccgcTCAGTCACCTTGGAAGCCAGAATGAAACACTGCTATTATTGACAACAGCGGGGGCTTTCGGACACACCTTCCTGAGACTGACTGAATGCAGTTATTGATCGTCCCAAGTGGATAATTGCCAAATCTTGCTGTTCCTTGTACATCGCGGATGCAACTTAGAGGCACTGCGATTCAACCTCAGCCATTTACACCCTTGGGGGCGCCTGATCTGAATTAATGAAAAGTCAGAAAGGTggcaattttaaagaaaacccTGATTCGTTCCCCTCGTGCGCAGTAGCTCAGCCCAGTCCTCCACAGCTGTTGCTGCTAGAAGTTCCCCGGGGACCTGCGGTAATGAATAGACAAGAATGATTTGCAATTAGCATCAGCCGTCCCTGGAGTACAGACACTAGACGTGTTTGTATGCTTTATTCGCCTGAATTTTTTACATGGCTTCCCACCCCGACTCCATCTCCTCTCTGCCCCAAGTCTGGGTGAGGCTATTAATTGGTTCTTTCTAGGTTTGTTTGCCAGAGCAAAGGTAAACACCAGTGCTGCTGGGAGCACCCAGTTTAATTTGGAGCTTTAAGAGGGTGAGAGTGGCTGGGAGACAAGTTCATTGCACTGATAGTTACGAGCAGGGTTTGACAAGGCCCAGCCCTGGCTGACGCCTCCAACACTAGTGAGAACAGAGCCATGCTTTGCAACCCTGAAATCTCCAGGCTGGGAAGGACCTCAAAGGGCGTAAGGTCCAACCTCCCACCTCTGATCAGTCTCTCTCTTAACCCAGTCTGTACTTGAATTCCTCAAGCCACAGGGAACTCGCCATGTCCCAGAGCTGCCTCGTCAGTCGCTAGGTGCTCTGATCCAGTTTTTCTTTCTGAGTCAAAAGCCATCTCCCCCTGATAACCCTCCCCCTACTCATGCTGGCTCGTCCCCCTCAAGCCAGGCAGGTGAgctcatttcctcttctgtatgACAGCCCTTCAGAAATTGAAATCTGCTCCTGTAGAATCATGGAATTTTGTAGCTGAAAAGGAACTTCAGACATTTGGTTCTGTtaagacgaggaaactgaggcacagagagggaaagagacttGTGTAAGGTCTCTCAGCAATTTAGTGGAGAGATCAGTGCTAAGACTCAGGTTTTCTGACTCCTGGTTAGGAATTTGTGGTGAGTTATGCTAAGGGATGCCAGGTCTGGTTGTgcaggctgtgcactgcacaacccCAGGGTCACACTTACCTTTAGTCTATGTATGGTGCCCTGGGGTTGTGTAGTGCTAAGTCTACTTGGCCATACACAAAGGCCCTGTTGCATTCATCTGTACTTTGTACAAAAACCACAAAAAGCTCCCTTCATCCAAACTAAGGTGATATTAAGGGAATAAAGTACCCAAGAAAATGCCCATGTTTACCATATCTTggccacttactgtgtgccaggcactgtgctgggtgctttcCCCTCATTCTCTCACATTTGATGCTACAGCCTGGGGCCTTGGTTGAGTATCCTGAACCATCAGACTCTAAATTTCAAAAGCACTGTTGCCTCACTCTGAATTTATTTCACTGAAGGCCAGACTGACTGGGATCAGTCTCCTGTGCAGGAACCACATCCTCTAGGACATCAATCAGTGAGCAAAGCTTTCTTCCGCTTTCCTGCGTGAAACAGatgggagcagagggagagagatccCCGCTCTGGGCTGGAACACGTCTGGGCAGGGAAGATTTCAGACACATCAGATTGAGAGGCAGGAGGAtctgccctgggggtggggccccaCTGCCTCTTTGCCTGAATGGGGGCTTTGAGAGTCAAGCAGAGGGGTGCTGCTGATCTGAGACACGTGCCTGGGGTGCGTGGGGTTGGACGGGATGGACGAGAGGGTGGGGAGAcagttccttccttctgctgctgcttGTCCTGCCCCAGACCTTACTTCGGTGGGAGAATCAGACGCAGAAGCCGGAACAAATACCGGCAGTCCTGAAGGAGCGCAGGACAGCGCTCCGGGAGGCGTGGCTTCAAAGCCCGCTCTGTCACTGACTTGCTGTGGGGTCCTGGGAGAGGCTGGGCCTCGGTctgctcttctgtaaaatggtaaGATTGGAGCAGACCTGTATTTCTCAGCCATATACTGTCACTGTTTTTGTTTAAATCAGTCCAtctttttcacttagaaaatGTTTAGAAAGGAAATTTTTTGTCGCTATTGGGAAATGGAAAAACAGTATTAGTTGTCATAAACAGAAGGCAATTGTAAAAataagatacagagaaaaataaaatagcacgGGTAGAGTCCAGCTTGAGGTTATTACTTGCCGTGGCCGTGAACCGGAAGCTCGGGCCCTTTGTTACGCAGGGAGAGGTGTTCGGCGTGCCGGCACCACACAGAGACCCTCTGCTTAGTGTAATCAGAAGGATTCAAACGAATTGAAACAGGAGTAACTCTCTCATGGTGTGATTCAGTGTTATTTAAATCTAAGTCCTTTTTCCACTGCAAGTGCTTCCCTCCAAGAAATGTGTAGAGTATGTAATAGAATTCGGAGTCCTTAGAGATCCCTAAATCCGAGCAGCAGCTCAGGCCCTGATGATGATTATGAAGTTTCTTCTATGCAGTTACTTCCTTTGAGATTTGTGTACACAGATAATAGCATTTTAGGGCTACAATAATATTCTTATTAACCATCTTCTATCTTATAAGGTAGAGTTGTATACACTGTTACCTATATACACGTTCCCCTTGGTGTACGAAAAGTTTGTCATTGTTTAGTTTAAAGTGTATCCCcacagcattcttttttttcctgaattgactcatacaaaaaaaaaaaatgttttcaatagtGGTCTAGTCCAGCACTCGTCCTTTTCAGATAGGATGTTGTATGTCCTCAGTCAGGACTCTGGGTTGGGGAAACCCAGTCTTTACTTCTCAGGATTGCCCAGGACCTCGATATGCTGGTTATGCACCAGGAGCTTAATAAATGCATGTTGCTGTGTTGGTGATTTTGAGCTTCACTAGGGGAAGGAACTGTTATTTATTATCTTCTGAAACACAGTTCCAGGTGCTTTGTATACGCTTGTTAAATACCCATTTGATGCCAAACGCCACGCACACTGGTTTGTCCTCAGTGTCTCATTTAAATCCCCTTAACTGTAAGTTTGCTTTTTGCACCGTGATGAGTCTGCTTTAATCTCTCAGCATTATGCCTCGGCACACAGCCCTGCTGCCACTTTGCCCCACTTCAGTATGGAAGTCTTTAAACGTACAGAAAAGTTGGAAGAGTCTCACGGTGAATGTTCACGTGCCCACCAGCTAGATTTTACCAGTGACGTGTTGCCACGCTGGCTTCTCCTCATCTCTTTCTCTCCAGCGCTCCCTCCAGCTATTCACGCGTATTGGTTTTGATGCACCTAGGGTGGCTTTTCATGTTTACGGATGGGGACGCGGCAGCGCAGGGAGCCTGTGAGAGCACAGGGCCGAGGCTGCAGGTCCCCGCCGAGCCACCTGGCTTTCCGCCCTCCACCGCCTACTGCCTGAGTGACTGAGTGTGACTTAGGTCTCTGCACCTCTTCACCCATCAAGAGGTGGTGATGGTAGTGCCAGCCTCCTGATGTCACTGAGATGAAACGAGTTAATGCGGCCGGGAGTGAAAGGATCAGTGAGCACTAGCTGTTACTGAGTGTCGAGACTAGGGTCGCAGTGCTGGATACAGGACCGGAACTTGGTTCCAGAGGTGTGGGTGGAGAAGCCGGGCCCTTTCACTGAGTGGgtgtctctctgtccctctctctctctctcttacggCTGTTCTGCCTGTGTTTGACTCAGCATTCAGGACCTCACATCCATAAACTGGGACCATGAACTTATGAGCTTCGGCCACGGGCTGTGCTGTCAGGATCACCTCTAAGCTCTGTGTGCGATGGAGTCAGGGCTGCAGCCAGCAGCCTGAGCAGCTTGGATGTGGAGTTAGGACCAGGGTTTATGATTCCATAGTCTCATAGCAGAGgggcctctctctgcccctctaaCTATAGCTGTTATTTCACTTGTAATTCGTAATTAATTAGGCCCCTGAGGAATTTCCAGTCCccgttttacaggtgagaaaactgaggcccagtgaagTGTTATAAGCTATCCTCCATCAAACCCAGACTCGAACCCAAGTCTTTCCGACTCCCAGCCCAGCACTATCTCCACTTCCCACACTTTCTCTGGCTGCGACGTTAGCTGGTGGTCTTCATCCAACAAAGGTGAAGCGTCTCCCTTGCTGGAGACAGGCTGCCGCGGCCACCACCGAGATTTGCCCCAGAGGCTCAGGGAAAGTGGAAGGACCCTCTCCTGTCTTTTCTGGCGGCTGGTGGGTTTGGTGTTCTCTTGGCAGCTCATCAAGGCTGACTGGCTTTCCTGGGACTCGCTAAGGAGGTGCTCAGATGTCTCTCCCTCCTGCGGGGCGACGGGGCGGGGGGATGGGGACCCTTCCCTCCTGCGGCCCTTTGTGCCTGAGGAGCAGCCGCAGCTTGGGGTTAGAGAGGCCATCTGTCCTGCTCGGTAGGGGAGCTGCACGTGCTTCAGCCCCGAGCCGCTGCCCTGTGGAGGGTCCAGCGCTTCCGGGCTCCCTTTCCGGGCTGTTCGTGGTCCGAGTGCAGCTCCGGTTACCTGCTCCAGCACGCACGTGAGGACGGGGTGGGGACATCCCGGTGACTGACTGTTGCTGCTAACTGACGGCGACTGTTTGAGAAGTGAGTAATTCTGAGCAAGGAGCTGTGCCCCGTGACACGTAGACGGAGGTGGCGAGGTGGGCCTGGCCTCAGGGGACATACGGtcggtgggggatgggggtgggaagaggactTAGACTCAAGTCCCTGAAACGCAGGAGAGAAAATGCTCTGGACCCTAGGAGTAGGAGTCCAGGGGGTGGGGCGCTTCATGGACATGGGGGCATTTGGATGGACACTGAAGGAAAAGTAGGGTTTTGACACATGGAGGTAGGAGAGAGGTGCGAGAAAGGACAGAAACGTGGGACTGTGGGTTTTAGCAGGCAAAGCCACAGTGAAAAGGACTTAACCTTGGTTCAGAAGGTACCTCGATATCTTTAGTCTGGAGAACAGTTCCCCTCATCTCAGACACAGAACATCTGCTGCCGTCCACTCAACGGCAGCTGCTCTCCGAGTGTCAGAGGGTGAGGCTTCCTGCCCTCAAGGTGTTTCTGACTGGCTGGTGGGGAAAGTTAATAGAGTTTTTGTCAGAGGTCCATCCAGCAGTCTGGAGGAGGGGCGGCGGGCAGCCCTCGCTGTCGGGGGTGCCCAAGGGGATGGCTGGAGGAACGGGAGTTCAGGATGGAGACAGACAGTCCAGGAGGAGCATGAGCCTGGACACGAGTCCAGGGTAAGGAAAGACCGTGGGGTGTTGAGATGGCGCTCAGCGCCCACGTCTGCGAGGTGGACGTGGGAAGGCAGCAGGGCCCTGCTAAGAAG
The genomic region above belongs to Camelus bactrianus isolate YW-2024 breed Bactrian camel chromosome 17, ASM4877302v1, whole genome shotgun sequence and contains:
- the FGD5 gene encoding FYVE, RhoGEF and PH domain-containing protein 5 isoform X1, producing the protein MNRADSPKPPVAPKPKAASPLTPVTAPKFPSSPRPESLHSPNSMSRGPKPPIAPKPRLATPSEWRASFYMINSLSQCSNGKLPCVDRGLCEEPRPTPDDYIVVPRAPPGEDGLGDRGSVENAVTEASGEEGQEGGEESDQEGTAATEDVAAPAEAEPSGEGDEGGPPTPENEGAEDCACNPGAEEQGTSEEEEKPVEEHHEYVLEAGSPQDGEAVFPSDIIRMHFGVEDPAACGPEPGPSGNPQETEEDGEEGCTDAESDEGVDSGGPAEGDAEDAGETPLESDGLVTGAPETEAAVDSLDPSQEECEDAPGGGGQDGQAEPPDQNEEADLEDLTAVSQEAGEDPREGEEPTQEEPAEESCQIVPFESDCVDDFVTPLSGSPYEFFPTESTSFCSKSYSPFPRSARGLESEQEPQEGEHAGQDPVAGTGCGRRGSLQGGAGDSPSVPDVVVLPEDEDAMDDALTNPYEMGVGLVCGVDPGEGEMPEDQAASDALSGNGTKEDVSSDAEGGLVPTDRKNVIARARPHSGKVAGYVPETVPEEMGPEAGSSAVSVGGAITEVRKMGLSLEGKPLDVSRALPAKPRAFTLYPRSFSVEGREIPMPLYREPEACGSDARRIRGKDDSLSLPCVIGSSGSFSQRSHLPSSGTSTPSSVVDIPPPFDLACITKKPITKSSPSLLAESEPPDRHAKKKKSSFKRLLALTFKKKTESKVHVDVNVSSSRSSSESSYHGPARLLELDRRSLSNSPQLKVRTGKARACDSPSSLIFCRDSGKRKGVPFSRTVSRVESFEDRSRPPFLPLPLTKPRSISFPNADTSDYENIPAMNSDYENIQIPPRRPARAGTFTKLFEDQSRALSTANENDGYVDMSSFNAFESKQQSAEQEAESAYTEPYKVCPISTAAPKEDLTSDEEQGSSEEEDSAPRDPSLTHKVEGQSRAHVIAQELLSSEKAYVEMLQHLHLDFHGAVLRTLDEMDQEGKDTLAREELRRGLSELPAICDLHQGILEELEERLVHWEGQQKVADVFLAREQGFEHHAAHILQFDRYLSLLGESCLQSPRLAAAVQEFERSQQGGGQNVKHRMLRVVRRLFQYQVLLTDYLNNLCPDSAEYDNTQGALTLVSKVTDRANDSMEQGENLQKLVHIEHSVRGQGDLLQPGREFLKEGTLMKVTGKNRRPRHLFLMSDVLLYTYPQKDGKYRLKNTLAVASMKVSRPVMEKVPYALKIETSESCLTLSASSCAERDEWHSCLSRALPEDHKARALAAFQHSVEIRERLGVSLGERPPTLVPVTHVMMCMNCGCDFSLTLRRHHCHACGKIVCRNCSRNKYPLKYLKDRMAKVCDGCFGELRKRGGDVPGLMRERPVSMSFPLSAPRFSSSAFSSVFHSIHPSAFKKQRKVPSALTEVRQVGLPAWEAGDLQGSPSPSGDRLGPPPQPDPALLGKRIPNGTHSDSSNTGSCEEQPCLLHVAKRMPVEGRGQGPGGCRWCWQTSLPLLSPQRFLFLFPVVLAGAQGYRPDRLGTQD
- the FGD5 gene encoding FYVE, RhoGEF and PH domain-containing protein 5 isoform X2 — protein: MNRADSPKPPVAPKPKAASPLTPVTAPKFPSSPRPESLHSPNSMSRGPKPPIAPKPRLATPSEWRASFYMINSLSQCSNGKLPCVDRGLCEEPRPTPDDYIVVPRAPPGEDGLGDRGSVENAVTEASGEEGQEGGEESDQEGTAATEDVAAPAEAEPSGEGDEGGPPTPENEGAEDCACNPGAEEQGTSEEEEKPVEEHHEYVLEAGSPQDGEAVFPSDIIRMHFGVEDPAACGPEPGPSGNPQETEEDGEEGCTDAESDEGVDSGGPAEGDAEDAGETPLESDGLVTGAPETEAAVDSLDPSQEECEDAPGGGGQDGQAEPPDQNEEADLEDLTAVSQEAGEDPREGEEPTQEEPAEESCQIVPFESDCVDDFVTPLSGSPYEFFPTESTSFCSKSYSPFPRSARGLESEQEPQEGEHAGQDPVAGTGCGRRGSLQGGAGDSPSVPDVVVLPEDEDAMDDALTNPYEMGVGLVCGVDPGEGEMPEDQAASDALSGNGTKEDVSSDAEGGLVPTDRKNVIARARPHSGKVAGYVPETVPEEMGPEAGSSAVSVGGAITEVRKMGLSLEGKPLDVSRALPAKPRAFTLYPRSFSVEGREIPMPLYREPEACGSDARRIRGKDDSLSLPCVIGSSGSFSQRSHLPSSGTSTPSSVVDIPPPFDLACITKKPITKSSPSLLAESEPPDRHAKKKKSSFKRLLALTFKKKTESKVHVDVNVSSSRSSSESSYHGPARLLELDRRSLSNSPQLKVRTGKARACDSPSSLIFCRDSGKRKGVPFSRTVSRVESFEDRSRPPFLPLPLTKPRSISFPNADTSDYENIPAMNSDYENIQIPPRRPARAGTFTKLFEDQSRALSTANENDGYVDMSSFNAFESKQQSAEQEAESAYTEPYKVCPISTAAPKEDLTSDEEQGSSEEEDSAPRDPSLTHKVEGQSRAHVIAQELLSSEKAYVEMLQHLHLDFHGAVLRTLDEMDQEGKDTLAREELRRGLSELPAICDLHQGILEELEERLVHWEGQQKVADVFLAREQGFEHHAAHILQFDRYLSLLGESCLQSPRLAAAVQEFERSQQGGGQNVKHRMLRVVRRLFQYQVLLTDYLNNLCPDSAEYDNTQGALTLVSKVTDRANDSMEQGENLQKLVHIEHSVRGQGDLLQPGREFLKEGTLMKVTGKNRRPRHLFLMSDVLLYTYPQKDGKYRLKNTLAVASMKVSRPVMEKVPYALKIETSESCLTLSASSCAERDEWHSCLSRALPEDHKARALAAFQHSVEIRERLGVSLGERPPTLVPVTHVMMCMNCGCDFSLTLRRHHCHACGKIVCRNCSRNKYPLKYLKDRMAKVCDGCFGELRKRGGDVPGLMRERPVSMSFPLSAPRFSSSAFSSVFHSIHPSAFKKQRKVPSALTEVAASGEGSAISGYLSRCKKGKRHWKKLWFVIKGKVLYTYVASEDTVAMESMPLLGFTVAPEKEEGGSEVGPVFHLYHKKTLFYSFKAEDSNSAQRWIEAMEGASVL